Genomic window (Rosa chinensis cultivar Old Blush chromosome 6, RchiOBHm-V2, whole genome shotgun sequence):
ACTGGTCGAACATGTGATGGCCAGATTTATCGGTTGGTTACTCGATCATTTTACGGCCAGCTTGAGGATTATGAAGGTCCCTCTATACTGAGGTTATCATTGAGGATGCAAGTGCTTCACATTTGCTGCTCTGATTCCAAAGCCATTAATGATCCCAAGGGTATGCTGTTTTGTTATTCAATTCGTTAGGTTCAGATCACTATGATTGAAGGTTCTTCACTAAGTGCAAAGAAACCTATTTTTCACATGCATATCGAGTTTTGAACCTGGTATAAGATTTTCATGAGATTTGGTGATCTCTTAAGCATCAACTTATTTGGTATTTGATCAAGGTTGCAGTATCTTTCTCTATTGATGTCCAGTATATTTAGTAAGTAATAGGTCCTTTCCTTTTAAGTTGAAGAAACTAAACGATACGATATGGTTGTAATAGATATGCTGTACTTGTTGGAAGCCTACTTTTGTAAGGTTACTCTGAGTTCAAGATCAAGTTAGATGTAATTTCAATTTGATATCAGAAGTTTATGTGGTATTTGGAATCTAGTGTACTATGTGTTATACTTGCATAGTTGCATATGTTCATCGACTCTTTTTCCGAGAAATTTGTGTCTACTAACATAAGAACTTTGATGCCAGCCTTGTTGCAGAAGGCCTTAGATCCACCACCTTCTGATGTTGTTGAAGACGCGTTGAATTTGCTGATTCATATGCAAGCATTGGAAAGAACACCTCCAAGGGGTCGGTATGAGCCTACATTTTATGGGCAATTGCTGGCCAGTTTCTCATTGTCTTTCGATGCCTCTGTGCTTGTACTTAAGTTTGGAGATGTTGGAATGCTGCGTGAAGGCATTCTTCTGGGCATATTAATGGATACACAACCTCTGCCTATTCTTCGTCCTTTTGGAGATGAACTTCTGGTATTAACTGTTAAATGTATGATGTATGTAGTTTTAAAATGAGTTTGTTAGATTGAATATTGACCTctgattttgttaattttttgaTTCAGAGTTCACAATATGCTGATAGCTACTTTAGTGGAGATGATTTCAGTACTGGCCTAACGGGAAAGAAGGAAACAGCATTTATGGGAAACTTGTGCGCATTTCAATTTTGGCAACGTGTTTTCAAGGTTTTTGTAAATCCTATTGCTATATATGTACATTCACTAAACCCATTGAGTGTAGATGATTTGTATCgttttatttaaatattttgtgTTGCCATGCAGGATAAACACCGTGTTGAGAATTTGAAGCAACTTCTTCAGTTTGATGTGATGAAAGCTACTATATTGAATCTTCCCAAGATGGAAGACTGGTGCTCTTTCCATAATCTTGTGCACTCATCACTGAATCATGTCTCTGAAATATGTATGTAGTACATTTTACTTCATCAGCATATGATACTATCTTTACTAGTAATTTGTTTGCAAGCAATTTTCATTATAATTTCAGTCTGGGATCTTTGTGATTATTCAACGATAGTAGTGGCATTAATGTTTTCAAGTATCTTGCATCCAGATGAAGATATTCTTCATTCAGTGCACCGGTTTCGTCCCAAGTTTTTGTCCAAATCTAATGGCTTACCATCCTACTATGATCCGTATGAATATGAGCATACATGTATTCTTACATGTCAACAACCAGATGGAGATACAGATGCTCTTGCTACGGACGATAGGCATCTTCAGCCATCTggtgaaacaacaaaatgtttTGCTGTACCTTTTGTTGCTTCAGATCACTTCCGACAGAATGATGTGGCTAAAAAGTTGGCAATGATAGTGAAACAGGTCCTCTATCTGCGTACTTATGTAAATCTGTGTGCGTTTTGTTTAGCTTAAAAGTAGATCAGTAACTCGTGTACCATAAATTGATCCTGCGTTCATGTAACAAAAATTGATTGTTCATTACTTTTCATGTATTACAGATAAGAGTACCAAATACCGAAGATGCATCGAGTAATCAGGGTTTAAATGTTGGTGACGGTTATCATGTCGATGGGGAGGCTCctgtttgtatttattttatcaatgGGTCCTGCAAATGGGGCAGTGAATGCAGGTTTTCTCATTCACTCAAAGGACAAAGAACTCCGTGCAAATTTTTCTTTACTCTAAAGGTACCACAGTTGGTCATTTCTATGTATCCCTCAAAATGTCTGTGTACCTTTCTGTTTGGTAGTTGTTTTGTTTGGTGGGCGATGTGAAGTTTTTAACATGAAGTCATAAACTGTTGAGATTGTAAGATGCAGTTTCCTATTAAGGTTAAGCAAATttaaaaatagaattttttaTGTGGTTTATTGAGGTTTGTCTTCATAGAAGTACGTGATGATGCATTACATTGAGACTTCAAATTTTACTGTAGTGGACAATTGATTGGAACACCATGTTCTCAGGTCGTGTGTGCTCTTTATTTAGAATCATAGAATGTTTATCATTGCATTGCTACATAGTACATTCGATTAACATATAGTCGTCTTTAGATGTATGGAGTTTGTTGGACTTCTGTATGAATTAAAAACTTATGAATGATGTCAGTTGTTAAGCACCGGTGGGCTGCCTATCTGAGAAATTATGTTATGCTGGGCAATCAATTTTTTCCATGAATATTAACATTCTGATTAGCTTACTGTTGAATTCGCTTGTCATATAATATCTATTTCCTTTGCAATTATTACAGGGTTGTCGAAACGGAGAGTCATGCTTGTTTTCTCATAATGAGAGTCCATCACTAACTTCATCCAGCTCATCTAGCTCATCCAGCTCAAACTTTTGCCTGCCAGAAGATGGCAAAGCTACAGCTCTGTCCCTATTAAAtctgttttccttttcttcagATGGATACCTTCTTTTACTGGATGACACCAATCTACATTTTACCTCAAAGTTAGCTAGCTTTTATGAACCATCCAAAATAATCTCCACAACAGGTTTGTCAGACACATCCATATTTGACCCTTCATTGACGGGTGTCCAAATTTTGTGGGGGCTTCATCACCCATATCAGACCATCATTTCCAAAGGAGTGAACCAGATCCCCTGGAAAGAAGTTAAGTACGTGTTCTGG
Coding sequences:
- the LOC112174119 gene encoding DExH-box ATP-dependent RNA helicase DExH8, with protein sequence MASPTSPTSSCSSAHSSTFASSKFSDLPVMALREKILEKILENRVTLIVGETGCGKSSQIPQFLLEANVKPILCTQPRRFAVVAVAKMVAQARNSELGGEVGYHIGHSKHLSPRSVIVFKTAGVLLDEMRDKGMHALDYKVIVLDEVHERSVESDLVLVCVKQFMMKNNNLRVVLMSATADINRYRDYFKDLGRDERVEVLAIPTSGQKTIFQKRVSYLEEVTDLLNIDSESLSSTYCSGPSPSLAKADMKAEVHNIIHQLVLHIHEQEPDIEKSILIFLPTYYALEQQWFLLKPLSSSFKVHILHSSIDTEQALMTMKIWKSHRKVILATNIAESSVTIPKVAYVIDSCRSLQVFWHAYEKRECASLVWVSKSQADQRRGRTGRTCDGQIYRLVTRSFYGQLEDYEGPSILRLSLRMQVLHICCSDSKAINDPKALLQKALDPPPSDVVEDALNLLIHMQALERTPPRGRYEPTFYGQLLASFSLSFDASVLVLKFGDVGMLREGILLGILMDTQPLPILRPFGDELLSSQYADSYFSGDDFSTGLTGKKETAFMGNLCAFQFWQRVFKDKHRVENLKQLLQFDVMKATILNLPKMEDWCSFHNLVHSSLNHVSEIYEDILHSVHRFRPKFLSKSNGLPSYYDPYEYEHTCILTCQQPDGDTDALATDDRHLQPSGETTKCFAVPFVASDHFRQNDVAKKLAMIVKQIRVPNTEDASSNQGLNVGDGYHVDGEAPVCIYFINGSCKWGSECRFSHSLKGQRTPCKFFFTLKGCRNGESCLFSHNESPSLTSSSSSSSSSSNFCLPEDGKATALSLLNLFSFSSDGYLLLLDDTNLHFTSKLASFYEPSKIISTTGLSDTSIFDPSLTGVQILWGLHHPYQTIISKGVNQIPWKEVKYVFWFPNFESYSENLEIQKTLLQSFFEYLAIRMLGDALEMRVILTMNNIRFSQLQAEKFGRDSFFFLTESFPFDENSFGELPDKLSTKKPMMASRPTSYVFELHPPSDFQFGNYAAVLQESLRGVQEHV